The stretch of DNA TTGGGTCTCTCCATGAGAACACTTCTTCTTGACGGAAAGAGGCATTGTCATCGAAACCTAATTTGGCATCCATGGCCAAAACTTTGTGGTCTGGAGTTTCAGATAAAGGATTGATTTCAACTTGGGTACAGTCACGTTCAATGAAACATTTGTATAATGATTGGATGGTTTTGGCAGCTTCTGGAATGGCATCTTGAGTGAATCCCAAGGCACCGGCAATTTCAGTGGCCAATGAATCAGAAACACCTTCTTCCAAAGGAACTGGGAAAGTTTTAATGGCAGAAGGATCTTTGGCAGCAACACCTTCAATGTCCATACCACCTTGGGCAGAAGCAACAATAACTGGGGTTTGACGGGTTCTGTCCATCAAGATGGCAACATAGGCTTCAGAAGCAGCATCTCTTCTTTCAACAATGTAAACAGCAGTGACTTCTTTACCGGCAGCACCAGTTTGTTTGGTGATCAATTTGTGGTTTAACATTTGGCTGGCCAAGTCTTTGGCTTCTTCAGCAGAGGAGATCAATTTAACACCACCTTGTAAACCTGAGTCAAAGTGACCTTTACCACGACCACCAGTCAAAGCTTGGGCTTTGATGACTAATTCATTGGTACCCAACTTTTTGGCAGCGTCATAAGCACCTTCTGGAGTGGTGGCTGGGTAACcttttggaattggaaCACCGTATTCGCTCAATAAAGCAGCGGAACGGTATTCATGCAAAGACAAAAATCTCTTTTGTTGAGCAGCAGACTAGTAACAATGAGGTTAGTAACTGAATTTTGGGGAGAAATTGGctgatttttttgtcttgtTTAGACGGGGTGGGAACAATGGAagacaaaaacaaaatactACTTTAATCAGATACACgtaataaagaaaatctAATTTGCAATGTTCATCACCATTTGGGGATTCGTTGCTGGATTGGCCATCACCAATTGAAACATTGCTTTATGAATATCTATAGATCATTTTCACTTTAATGATTCCTTGCAATGGCAACAAATTGGTGGTTGATTTCGCCCCGAGGTATGTGTGTATCTGTTTCTCCTCTTCtcattttgaaaaagtactcgttttttttctctgtCCCCTTCTTCACCCGAATCACggaaattcaaattgaaaattgacaTACTCTTGAAATACGGGCAAATGATCTTGACAacattgttgaaaaatatatagATTATGAATATGTAATATCAGTGATGATAATTATAGAGAAAcgggaaaaaaaaaagagttaagagaaaatagaaaaaaaaattgaacaaaaaaaaattccaacgtttaccttttttttgggcCTGGTGGTGTTAATGTATGTATGTGAATGTATGTATAATTATTTTAGTTTGTGTTCGCCCgcaaacaaacaaacaaaacaattttgaCAGAAATGCTAATAATTAACGAGATGAAATCCATCCCTCTGGAGAATGTCGCACATGGTTGTGCCGCGTGAAAGAAATCCGTGATGGCAAATCAAACTTCAATTGAACTACAAACCCTGGGAATCTAATGAAATGGAGTATATTGAAAAGATTCTTCAATACTGGTTCTTGTTATCTCTTGGATAGTAGACTCCTTTTAAAAGCATTGTTGGTGTAAACAAGGACCTATTGTTCGGGCTCGTTCCTGTTGTTTCCGGGCTGCGGGGAGGTGTTTTCCACCCGtccccaaaaaaataaaaactgtgtagaaccaaaaaaataatcgTACCCATTGGCAATTGGTCAAGAATTCACTACAGAATGAGATCATAATAGACAACTTGATAATACTACCACACAGAAAGTTAGGCTCACAGGTTTCTGTAGAGCAACAACTACATGATAGGGGTCTCGGTTTAAAGGTTGAGCCTCGGTTATGTTAAAAGTCGCGCAGTTTTCTTTCGATCTAAAATGTACATTATTGAAACCGGATTTTGGCTGGAGATATCTTGAGATTATGCTCAGTCAATAAATTATAGACAAGCACCAAACTCTTCTACCCTTTTTGGTGGCCTCTTTCTATGAAAGTAAATACCCATACCAACTTACTGTAAATCTTTCCCATACATGTATGCACCAACGAGTTTATTCTCACCTTCTAATACCGCCACATTTTTAACATAACCAATTCTATCAAACCCAAGTGAATCCCAAATCTTCAAACTGGCaatatttgtttcaaaCACTAAATTAAACACCGAATAAACATATCCCAATTCCGGTGCAACTTGAAGATACTTTTTCCCCAATTCCTTACCTAATCCCAACCCTCGTTTCTCGTGGTTTACTATAAATCCAGCATTACAAACATGGGAACATCGGCCAGTATAATTTGGTTTCACATAAAAAGTCCCCAAAAAGATTTGATTCCATTGCTCTACCGATAAGTCACCCAA from Candida albicans SC5314 chromosome R, complete sequence encodes:
- the LSC2 gene encoding succinate--CoA ligase (GDP-forming) subunit beta (Putative succinate-CoA ligase beta subunit; regulated by Mig1, Tup1; induced in high iron; protein present in exponential and stationary growth phase yeast cells; Spider biofilm repressed), whose product is MLSRSFARISRSAAQQKRFLSLHEYRSAALLSEYGVPIPKGYPATTPEGAYDAAKKLGTNELVIKAQALTGGRGKGHFDSGLQGGVKLISSAEEAKDLASQMLNHKLITKQTGAAGKEVTAVYIVERRDAASEAYVAILMDRTRQTPVIVASAQGGMDIEGVAAKDPSAIKTFPVPLEEGVSDSLATEIAGALGFTQDAIPEAAKTIQSLYKCFIERDCTQVEINPLSETPDHKVLAMDAKLGFDDNASFRQEEVFSWRDPTQEDPQEAEAGKYGLNFIKLDGNIANIVNGAGLAMATMDIIKLYGGEPANFLDCGGTATPETIEKAFELILSDPKVNGIFVNIFGGIVRCDYVAKGLIAATKNFNLDIPVVVRLQGTNMAEAKELIDNSGLKLYAFEDLDPAAEKIVQLAPKNN
- a CDS encoding uncharacterized protein (Putative L-azetidine-2-carboxylic acid acetyltransferase; mutants are viable), which gives rise to MNSEEVFESVKDLPFADGNFKDTPKVKESTINFKLAKDATKTVTLFNIHDYKTVPVNLVKALENEFNYVVKEGRTYPYHSTMEGETFVKYWFTHFVSVLLEGEYKTFDELGDLSVEQWNQIFLGTFYVKPNYTGRCSHVCNAGFIVNHEKRGLGLGKELGKKYLQVAPELGYVYSVFNLVFETNIASLKIWDSLGFDRIGYVKNVAVLEGENKLVGAYMYGKDLQ